The Populus trichocarpa isolate Nisqually-1 chromosome 18, P.trichocarpa_v4.1, whole genome shotgun sequence genomic interval TAACACTTGGACATGTAAACTTTGATAGCTTGAAGATGATGGCACAAAAGGAGATGTTGAAGGGTTTACTATCCATTATACATCCAAATCATTTGTGTGAAGGATGTTTAGTGGAAAAATAATTTCGCAAGAGCTTTCTAAAGGAGTCTACATCTAGAGCAAATCAACCCTATCAATAAATACATGCAGATGTATGTAGTCCTATTCAACCATGCTTATTTGGTAAAAAtccatattttatattttttattgatgattatagtagaAGAACATGGGTATACATCTTAAATGAAAAGTCTAAcgtatttaattgttttaagaaGTTTAAAGCGTTagttgaaaaagaaagtgattattctataaaatcacTGAGAACAGATGGGGGTGAAGTTCTTTCTAATGAGTTTAATGAGTTTTGTGAAgatcatgatataaaaaaactcctAACAGTACCTAAATCGCCATAATAAAATGGCGTGGtagagaaaacaaatagaagTATCCTCAACATAACACGAAGCATGCTCAAAACCAAGAAGACGCCAAAGGAGTTTTGAGCTGAAGCTATAAATTGTGCTATTTACTTGTCAAATAGATGTCTTACGAAAGGCATGGAAAGGAAGAAAGTCAAGTTTTACTCACTTGAAAGTGTTTGAAAGCATTGGCTACCTACATGTAGATaatcaaataagaaacaaattagatgacaagagaaaaaagatattttgtgGGACATGATCATAAGTCCAAATAATATAAGCtttataactttaataaaaaaaaatgtgatgatCTGTAGAGATGTGGaatttgatgaagaagaagcatGTGATTGAAAACAATTTCTGATTACCACTTCTAGTCAACAACTCTGAGTAACTGAAAATCATAAGCAGCCCAATTCTTGAAGAACAAATCAAAGAGAGGATAGGAAAGGGCTGCCTAACACCTTACATACTCCAAAGATCAAAATTGACTGCTGACTGCAATACCCAGAGgtaatttctctttttactaACTAAACCTATTAAATATGACAacgttttctttttaagaattttaggaGACACTACTTCACCTTAATTTGCTGAAATGATCCTTTTCAATTTACCTGTTTTGGTGTGTGATTTTAGTAGTGCTAAAATTTGCTTTTGCTCACCGTGAATTCCTAATCCGAAGTACGTTGGTTCTTACACAGCCTCAAGATGAATCTCCCTGTGTTTCCTTTCTCATTTCCGTATTTGGTGCAGGAACATTGTTTGGTTGctctcaaaatattaattatctcCAGTTTTCAGTGCTTGCTTTCCGGGATGTCATTGATGTACCTCTAGCTGCGAGGAAGTAGCACAAAACCCGCAAGGAGGTGTGGCTTCCAAACACTGTTGAAACCCTTCTTTATATCTCTTAGATGTTGATCCaagtcttctttttttcttaccatGGGTAACGAAGGAAAGTGGCATCAGTGATGATGTGAGCTTCCACCAAATTTCATAAAGCTTGCAAAAGATGCCTACACACCTGATCTCATTGCAGCATCAGACTGCATGCTTGGTCAGAATGATATTTTTGGCAgctgaactaaattaaatggtTTGAAACAGAAACTTAATGCGATTTCCATTTCTTCAGGGAAAATTGGATATGGCACTGTCAGTGAAGCCGCACTGTCAGTGAAGCCCTGGCATTCAAGCTACCATTTGTCTTTGTGCGAAGAGATTATTTCAATGAAGAACCCTTTTTGAGAAATATGCTCGAGGTGCAATAATTGTTTCCAAGTGTCATCataatcttttgttttcttcctttcttcctcttcctcttatTCTTCAGTTCTCTCTGTGATTTTTTCTTGTAGCTCCTTTTACATCGTTTTGATACTAGTGAAATATGATGTCTTGAACCTGTGTTACTGATACTAGTGGTGTTGAGATGATTAGGAGAGATTTACTCACTGGTCACTGGAAACCTTATCTTGAACGTGCAATTAGTTTGAAACCATGCTATGAGGGAGGCATTAATGGAGGCGAGGTACTAACTTCCTGTCCTGATTTCTGTGATTTTCTTGACATGTTGTTTCTCAACAGTACTGATATACTGCTTTTGGATATTTTGAAATTGTAGGTGGCAGCTCACATTTTGCAGGAGATAGCTTGTGGTAAAAACTATGCTTCAGATAAGGTAAGCAAAGTTTTGATATCTAGTTTTACGAGGGGTGTAATCAGTAATGCATGTGTTTTGCATCAACATCGTTGAGGACAAGGTTTCTGTAATGATAATGTAACTATCTTCAAAGATAATTCCTTCAATTTTCAACCTTTCATTCCTTTGTGCtgagtttttgagatttttgcACATGGCTAAGCTGCCTTGATTCTTTTATCTGTGACAATTTTTGTTGTGTCAAAAACCTTGTACATTGTTAAAATggtagaatttttttatgaaaaaaattgggTTACTAAATTCAgatttacattaaaatattatttccttGTCTTTGAATGGTCTAAAACAATTGTTCTGTTTTTCCTTGTGAGAGTGTAGTTCAGTGGAGCAAGGAGATTAAGAGATGCCAATGTCCTTGGTTATCAATTACAAAGGGTCCCAGGACGAGGTATCAGCATCCCAGAATGGTATTCAAGTGCTGAAAATTTGTTCTTTGATGAGACACtgaattctttattcttttaaaatttttatgcaGCTTTTTCCAGATGCACTGATGATTTTGAGATTCTACATGGAGATCTTCAAGGTCTTCCAGATACAAAGAGTTTCTCAAAGAGGTTAGCAGAGCTAGATACTGCACATGAGTCTGAGTAGAAGACTACTTGTAAGCTAGATACTGCATGCAAGTTAACATTTAACTTGGCCTATAGctggttgttttttttcctttaatacgAACAAGAACAGTcatttgaattctcatatgatATGGTATTTGAAACCTTTATCTTCGGCATTGAAATGGAATGTTTTATACCTCAAAAGGATGAAGATCTGGTATCTTCTCCTCACCCCACCCGCAAGCTGCTTTCCCATAGTCCCAATAACCGACCATCATTCTAATAGTGGCGAGCTTTCAGTTTTACAAAGACCACTTTGCCTGCTTTCTTTGTGCCCATGAAGGCAATAATGGGACATCGGCATGGCAAGCATTCTTAAAAAATGCAATTCATTGTTTGattattcaatcattatatttttgttttcattggaTAATTGATTCCTGTTGTGATTAAAGTCCCAGATTGACTGGTAACATCAATTTCAGTTGTTACTTACTATAGGTTCCTGGTATTCCAATACATGCAATAATGTAGGAGTTTGGCTGGACCTAATATGCACAGCAGAATGCTCAGAACCAATTAATGGCCTGCAAATCACTTTGTAAAATGACAGCATCATTAATTTGCTCACACATTGCATGAAAGTAAATGGCCACAATATCGCAGTTTGAAATATGCAGCAATGCACAAATCGCTACCACAGTGATGATACATTTTGAATGTGGGTTTTgcagtaaaaaaattgatatctgGTGGAATAATAAGGCTGAAGTTGTCattcaaattaagaaattcTAGTAAATGATACGTTGTTTGAGAAACTTTTTTGAACAAACTGTAGGCTGGAGATGTTTGTAGTTACATCTGATTCCATCCGTGTTCCCCTTCTCTTAGTTTACTTGGTTGTTGCACTTGCTCAAGATTCTTGCTTAAACTACTGTATGTCCCGCAATAGTGTATAAATTGAATGGATTAAGGTGGCCATTGTTCTTGATACCTTCCATAAGCAATCTTAATGACACTAAGTGGGGTAAAGAATTCCtatccaaattttattttttttcaaaaaagaaagatttacgGAGTCACACGATAGCTTGCTCTTGTAAATATTGGAATATTTCTTCTGAGAAGTCGAAAGGAAAGAATAAAGGGCATTTCTTGGGGAAGACAATTATTCCAAAAAACCATCATGAGAGCAAAGATCTTTTGCTTCAATACATGAAATTAAGAGATTCCATGGCCTTTTCCAATGCACTATATATACATCAAGTAATAGATGATATGAAGCATCATCAAATCATAAGCTCCCCTTtgcatcctttttttatttctcctcaTTTCTCAACCAACCAATTACTCCCTATATTGCACATTCCCAAATTTATAatccttttatttcaattttatcctctctCAACCATTCCTTAGTTCTGAATAATATGGCTGATGCTCTTGTTTCCGTAGTCTTGGAGCGGCTGAGCTCGATCGTTAGTGAGAAGGTGGGACAAAAAGTGAGGCTCTTTGTTGGTGTCAAGAACGAGGTTGAAAAGCTCACCAGCAGTTTCCGAGCCATCCAAGCTGTGTTTGCCGATGCAGAGGAAAGACAGTTGAAGGATCAGTTCGTCAAGCATTGGTTAGATCAACTCAAAGACGTATCTTACGACATGGATGACGTTTTGGATGAGTGGGACACTGCAATTGCAAAATTGCAAAGCAAGAATACAAGGAAGGTATGCTCTTTCATGATCTTCTCTTGCTTTCATTTTAGAGAAGTTGGTTTGCGTCATCGTGTTGCTTATAAGATAAAAGAGCTGAATGAAAGAATAGATGGCATTGTGGTTGAGAAAAATAGGTTCCACTTCAAATTATTGGAAGCGGGAATTAAGCAGCTTGAACATCATGAAACCGCTTCTGTTATAGATGTAAAAGAGGTTAAAGGTAGAGAAAAGGATAAAGTCAGGGTTATAAAAACGTTGTTGAGTGAGAGTAGTCAAGGACCAGCCCTCCGTACAATCTCTCTAGTAGGGATGGGAGGGATAGGAAAGACAACCCTTGCTAAGCTAGTTTTTAATGATCATGTGGTGAAGACCCATTTTAATAGGAGAATATGGGTTTGTGTATCAGATCCCTTTGATGAGACAAGGATTGCCAAGGAAATCCTTGAAGCTCATATGAGGTCCacccaaaatttaaaaaaattagagacttTGCtagaaaaaatacaacaatCATTTAGGGAAAAGAAATTCTTGCTTGTCCTTGATGATGTGTGGAATGAAGATGCTACAAAGTGGGAGCAACTAAGAAACTCCCTCAAGTGTGGTTTGCCTGGAAGTAGGATTCTGGTGACCACACGTAATAGGAATGTTGCGAAGTGCATGGGCTCCTCACCCACTGACATTTTAGAACTAGGACTTCTCCCTCCTGAGGAATGCTGGTCATTGTTCAGTGAATTCTCATATTTTGAAAAGACCGATAGAGAGTTTGATAATTTAGAAGATATTGGTAGACAAATTGCAGTAAAGTGTGAAGGCCTGCCTCTTGCTGCAAAGACTTTAGGAAGTCTTTTGCGCTTCAAAAGAAGCAAAGCAGAGTGGGAAAGTGTCTTGCACAGCCATGTCTGGGAGATAAAAGAAGCTGAAAGCAATCTTTTGGCTCCTTTATGGTTGAGCTACCATGACTTGCCCTCTGAAGTGAGACGGTGTTTCTCATATTGTGCAGTCTTTCCAAAAGACTTCACATTTTACAGAGGTGATTTGATCAAACTGTGGATGGCACAAGGTTTCCTTCGGGAAACACAGAATAAAGAGATGGAAGTAATGGGTCGTGAGTGCTTCGAAGCTTTAGCGGCACGCTCtttctttcaagattttaaGAAAGAAGAGGGTGATGATAGCATTTATGCATGTAAGATGCATGACATGGTGCATGATTTTGCAcaatttttgacaaaaaatgaAAGTTTTAATGTAGAGATTGATGGTGCGGCAGAGTCAAAGATAGACTCTTTTTCTAGAGATGCCCGACACTCCATGGTAgtgttaagaaaatataaaacctaCTCATTTCCTGAAACCATCCATAGTTTGAAAAAGCTTCGCAGCCTGATTGTTGATGGTTATCCTTCATCGATGAATGCAACCTTACCTAACTTAATCGCTAATTTGAGTTGTCTGAGAACATTGAGATTGTCAAGATGTGGAATAGAAGAAGTCCCATCCAACATAGGAAAGTTGATACACCTGAGGCATGTTGACTTGTCTGGTAATCTAATTCGGGAGTTACCTGAAGAGATGTGTGAATTGTATAATATGCTAACTTTAGATGTCTCGGATTGTGAGAAACTTGAAAGATTGCCTGATAACATGGAAAAACTAGTCAAATTAAGACATCTCAGTGTTGGTAGATTGTTTGTAAAGATGAGAGGAGTTGAGGGGTTAAGTTCTCTTCGGGAATTAGATGAGTTCCATGTGAGTGGTAGTGGTGAAGTGTCTAATTTTGGAGATTTGAGAAACTTGAACCACCTTCAAGGATCTCTGAAGATAAGATGGTTGGGAGATGTGAAAGATCCAGATGAGGTTAAGAAAGCATTACTTAAGAGTAAGGAACACCTCACTTGTTTACGTTTATGGTTTGAATCGAGGATAGACAAGGGGACAATTCACGACGATGAAGTCCTTGAAGCCTTAGAACCACCTCCAAACTTAGAATTTTTGGAAATACGTTATTACCGAGGAATCGACCCAGTGTTTTCTAGTTGTATTAATAAACTAAGGGTTGTTGAACTCTCTGAGTGGGGGAAGATTGAGAATCTGCCTCCTTTGGGGAAGTTGCCATCTCTTGAAGAATTAACTATAAGTTGGATGGAATGCGTGAAAAAGATGGGTGATGAATTTTTGGGATTAGAAGTTGATCGTGAGGATGATGAGGATAGTGAGATTAGTATTGGAGAAATGACATCACCATCACCGTCAAATATTATTACTGCATTCCCCAAGTTGAAAGGTCTTACCATTTCGGATATGAGAAAGTGGGAAGAGTGggaaggaggagaaggagggAGGTGGAGAAGAGGAAATGAAGATAAAACAAACATCTCCATTTCAATCATAATGCCATCTCT includes:
- the LOC18107586 gene encoding L-arabinokinase; translation: MIRRDLLTGHWKPYLERAISLKPCYEGGINGGEVAAHILQEIACGKNYASDKFSGARRLRDANVLGYQLQRVPGRAFSRCTDDFEILHGDLQGLPDTKSFSKRLAELDTAHESE
- the LOC18107585 gene encoding putative disease resistance protein RGA3 — its product is MADALVSVVLERLSSIVSEKVGQKVRLFVGVKNEVEKLTSSFRAIQAVFADAEERQLKDQFVKHWLDQLKDVSYDMDDVLDEWDTAIAKLQSKNTRKVCSFMIFSCFHFREVGLRHRVAYKIKELNERIDGIVVEKNRFHFKLLEAGIKQLEHHETASVIDVKEVKGREKDKVRVIKTLLSESSQGPALRTISLVGMGGIGKTTLAKLVFNDHVVKTHFNRRIWVCVSDPFDETRIAKEILEAHMRSTQNLKKLETLLEKIQQSFREKKFLLVLDDVWNEDATKWEQLRNSLKCGLPGSRILVTTRNRNVAKCMGSSPTDILELGLLPPEECWSLFSEFSYFEKTDREFDNLEDIGRQIAVKCEGLPLAAKTLGSLLRFKRSKAEWESVLHSHVWEIKEAESNLLAPLWLSYHDLPSEVRRCFSYCAVFPKDFTFYRGDLIKLWMAQGFLRETQNKEMEVMGRECFEALAARSFFQDFKKEEGDDSIYACKMHDMVHDFAQFLTKNESFNVEIDGAAESKIDSFSRDARHSMVVLRKYKTYSFPETIHSLKKLRSLIVDGYPSSMNATLPNLIANLSCLRTLRLSRCGIEEVPSNIGKLIHLRHVDLSGNLIRELPEEMCELYNMLTLDVSDCEKLERLPDNMEKLVKLRHLSVGRLFVKMRGVEGLSSLRELDEFHVSGSGEVSNFGDLRNLNHLQGSLKIRWLGDVKDPDEVKKALLKSKEHLTCLRLWFESRIDKGTIHDDEVLEALEPPPNLEFLEIRYYRGIDPVFSSCINKLRVVELSEWGKIENLPPLGKLPSLEELTISWMECVKKMGDEFLGLEVDREDDEDSEISIGEMTSPSPSNIITAFPKLKGLTISDMRKWEEWEGGEGGRWRRGNEDKTNISISIIMPSLRSLLILKCPKLKALPDYVLQSTTIEKLLIKSSSILEEQFKAGGEGWPNDSHIPSITII